A window from Primulina eburnea isolate SZY01 chromosome 2, ASM2296580v1, whole genome shotgun sequence encodes these proteins:
- the LOC140822928 gene encoding NAC domain-containing protein 100-like isoform X1 — MENDYRFVKRDDQMELPPGFRFHPTDEELITHYLSKKVIDGSFSCIAIGDVDMNKIEPWELPCNEARRIFHFFINFRADIFRFMSFKYTDYVTFLMFSREGRAKLGEKEWYFFCVRDKKYPTGLRTNRATVAGYWKATGKDKEIFRGKTLVGMKKTLVFYKGRAPRGEKSNWVTHEYRLEGKLSFDNFPKSAKNDWVISRVFHKTSGGKKVHISGLMRMNPKGDDSPPSTLPPLTDPSPFHDNIKLVESESNHVHCFSNPIVSQKGQESFANPFNNPVDSFSWGQLHTIQGGMGFQIPGSIPFQDPSILRSLLGNYRQNVGKEMPSLPQENSLVPSNLELGKKSFGDQEAPSAPVGAQDIDCIWSY, encoded by the exons ATGGAAAACGATTATCGATTTGTCAAGAGGGATGATCAGATGGAACTGCCTCCGGGATTTCGATTCCATCCGACGGATGAAGAGTTGATCACTCACTATTTGTCCAAGAAAGTTATCGACGGCAGTTTCTCATGTATAGCTATTggtgatgttgacatgaacaaaatTGAGCCATGGGAATTGCCATGTAACGAAGCTCGAAGGATTTTCCATTTCTTTATAAATTTCCGCGCTGATATTTTTCGTTTCATGTCTTTTAAGTATACTGATTATGTGACTTTTCTTATGTTTTCTCGTGAAGGGAGAGCAAAACTGGGTGAGAAGGAATGGTACTTTTTCTGCGTGAGGGACAAGAAGTACCCAACTGGATTGAGAACGAACCGGGCTACGGTTGCCGGTTACTGGAAAGCTACCGGAAAAGATAAGGAGATTTTCAGGGGGAAGACGCTAGTGGGGATGAAAAAGACTTTGGTTTTCTACAAGGGAAGAGCCCCTAGAGGAGAAAAATCCAATTGGGTTACTCATGAGTATAGATTGGAGGGAAAACTATCCTTTGATAACTTTCCAAAATCTGCTAAG AACGACTGGGTGATTAGCCGTGTTTTCCACAAGACTTCTGGTGGGAAAAAGGTCCATATATCAGGCCTAATGAGAATGAATCCGAAAGGGGACGATTCGCCTCCTTCCACTCTGCCACCATTGACGGATCCTTCGCCGTTCCACGATAACATAAAGCTCGTCGAATCGGAATCGAACCACGTGCACTGCTTCTCCAATCCAATTGTCTCCCAGAAAGGCCAAGAAAGTTTCGCAAATCCTTTCAACAATCCCGTGGATTCTTTCTCTTGGGGACAACTCCATACCATTCAAGGGGGAATGGGGTTCCAAATCCCTGGATCGATCCCGTTTCAGGATCCATCGATTTTAAGGAGCTTGCTTGGGAATTATAGGCAGAATGTTGGCAAAGAAATGCCGAGTTTACCCCAAGAAAACTCTCTGGTCCCGTCGAACCTCGAACTGGGGAAGAAATCATTCGGAGATCAAGAAGCTCCGTCTGCTCCAGTTGGAGCACAGGATATCGATTGCATTTGGAGCTACTGA
- the LOC140822928 gene encoding NAC domain-containing protein 100-like isoform X2: protein MENDYRFVKRDDQMELPPGFRFHPTDEELITHYLSKKVIDGSFSCIAIGDVDMNKIEPWELPWRAKLGEKEWYFFCVRDKKYPTGLRTNRATVAGYWKATGKDKEIFRGKTLVGMKKTLVFYKGRAPRGEKSNWVTHEYRLEGKLSFDNFPKSAKNDWVISRVFHKTSGGKKVHISGLMRMNPKGDDSPPSTLPPLTDPSPFHDNIKLVESESNHVHCFSNPIVSQKGQESFANPFNNPVDSFSWGQLHTIQGGMGFQIPGSIPFQDPSILRSLLGNYRQNVGKEMPSLPQENSLVPSNLELGKKSFGDQEAPSAPVGAQDIDCIWSY from the exons ATGGAAAACGATTATCGATTTGTCAAGAGGGATGATCAGATGGAACTGCCTCCGGGATTTCGATTCCATCCGACGGATGAAGAGTTGATCACTCACTATTTGTCCAAGAAAGTTATCGACGGCAGTTTCTCATGTATAGCTATTggtgatgttgacatgaacaaaatTGAGCCATGGGAATTGCCAT GGAGAGCAAAACTGGGTGAGAAGGAATGGTACTTTTTCTGCGTGAGGGACAAGAAGTACCCAACTGGATTGAGAACGAACCGGGCTACGGTTGCCGGTTACTGGAAAGCTACCGGAAAAGATAAGGAGATTTTCAGGGGGAAGACGCTAGTGGGGATGAAAAAGACTTTGGTTTTCTACAAGGGAAGAGCCCCTAGAGGAGAAAAATCCAATTGGGTTACTCATGAGTATAGATTGGAGGGAAAACTATCCTTTGATAACTTTCCAAAATCTGCTAAG AACGACTGGGTGATTAGCCGTGTTTTCCACAAGACTTCTGGTGGGAAAAAGGTCCATATATCAGGCCTAATGAGAATGAATCCGAAAGGGGACGATTCGCCTCCTTCCACTCTGCCACCATTGACGGATCCTTCGCCGTTCCACGATAACATAAAGCTCGTCGAATCGGAATCGAACCACGTGCACTGCTTCTCCAATCCAATTGTCTCCCAGAAAGGCCAAGAAAGTTTCGCAAATCCTTTCAACAATCCCGTGGATTCTTTCTCTTGGGGACAACTCCATACCATTCAAGGGGGAATGGGGTTCCAAATCCCTGGATCGATCCCGTTTCAGGATCCATCGATTTTAAGGAGCTTGCTTGGGAATTATAGGCAGAATGTTGGCAAAGAAATGCCGAGTTTACCCCAAGAAAACTCTCTGGTCCCGTCGAACCTCGAACTGGGGAAGAAATCATTCGGAGATCAAGAAGCTCCGTCTGCTCCAGTTGGAGCACAGGATATCGATTGCATTTGGAGCTACTGA